In one window of Candidatus Sulfuricurvum sp. RIFRC-1 DNA:
- a CDS encoding DmsC/YnfH family molybdoenzyme membrane anchor subunit, translated as MESTPLESFIGYKAATGMQCGNYSIDVPPLGVGEQYRFHFDATKCIGCRCCEVACNEQNNNPSDIKWRRVGEMEGGSFPDTLLLFNSMSCNHCIDPACLIGCPTNSYIKFDNGIVFHDDPSCIGCQYCTWNCPYGVPTYHEERHIVTKCHMCHERLAIGQSPACVQACPSGAIEIETVNVSEWKESAIDTQGNMPHLANARLTHSTTRFTLPNDLPETMSKADEHHLHPAHSEIPLVFMTVLTQMSLGAFGALFVGDILSLFGFFEPNWILALLTLAPAALGLPLSALHLGRPLKALSAMKNLRTSWLSREAAALGAFATLMSLNVALYYFEITTAIRLVFEAMTLMVGLYGIYAQAMIYRIPARPSWDRVSTNRKFFTTAYSGLFLVALALLIFGQNDSATPLLSAAMLLALMHGFFTFDAYNELKSSSIPQLQKTLRLYREYFLTFHTLRWGMFAVGAFALPLLTTLFIASGVNLASILTLGIALILLVLSELMDRFLFYTTTVPLSMAGGFFVGTQRH; from the coding sequence ATGGAATCAACACCACTGGAGAGCTTTATCGGGTATAAAGCCGCTACCGGAATGCAATGTGGAAACTACAGTATCGATGTTCCGCCTCTGGGTGTGGGGGAACAGTACCGTTTCCATTTCGATGCCACCAAATGCATCGGATGCCGCTGCTGTGAAGTGGCGTGCAATGAGCAAAACAATAACCCTAGCGACATCAAATGGCGTCGCGTGGGCGAGATGGAGGGGGGAAGCTTCCCAGACACCCTCTTGCTCTTTAACTCCATGAGCTGTAACCACTGCATTGATCCCGCCTGTCTCATCGGCTGTCCCACCAACAGCTACATCAAATTCGATAACGGTATCGTCTTTCACGATGATCCCAGCTGTATCGGATGCCAATACTGTACCTGGAACTGCCCCTACGGTGTCCCGACCTACCACGAAGAGCGCCATATCGTTACCAAATGCCATATGTGTCACGAACGTCTCGCCATCGGCCAAAGCCCCGCCTGTGTCCAAGCGTGCCCCTCCGGTGCCATCGAAATCGAAACCGTCAATGTCAGCGAATGGAAAGAGAGTGCTATCGACACGCAGGGCAATATGCCTCATCTGGCAAACGCGCGCCTCACCCATTCCACGACCCGCTTTACCCTCCCAAACGATCTCCCCGAAACGATGAGTAAAGCCGATGAACATCATCTGCACCCTGCTCATTCCGAGATTCCGCTCGTGTTTATGACGGTTCTCACTCAAATGTCGTTGGGGGCTTTCGGCGCATTGTTCGTCGGAGATATTCTTTCCCTGTTCGGATTTTTTGAGCCCAACTGGATACTTGCCCTCCTCACCCTTGCTCCTGCCGCACTAGGACTCCCCCTCTCAGCTCTGCATCTTGGGCGTCCACTTAAGGCACTCAGCGCGATGAAAAATCTCCGCACCAGCTGGCTCAGCCGAGAAGCCGCCGCATTAGGTGCATTTGCAACACTGATGAGTCTCAATGTCGCTCTCTATTATTTTGAGATTACGACGGCGATACGCCTTGTTTTTGAAGCGATGACACTGATGGTCGGACTTTACGGTATCTATGCCCAAGCGATGATTTATCGTATACCTGCCCGCCCTTCATGGGATAGAGTAAGCACCAACCGAAAGTTCTTTACCACTGCCTATAGCGGACTTTTTTTAGTCGCCCTTGCCCTCCTCATTTTCGGACAAAACGATTCGGCAACACCGTTGCTCAGTGCGGCAATGTTACTGGCACTCATGCACGGATTTTTTACATTTGATGCCTACAATGAACTCAAAAGTTCATCGATACCGCAGTTACAAAAAACGCTCCGGTTGTACCGCGAATATTTCTTAACATTCCATACGCTCCGATGGGGTATGTTTGCCGTGGGTGCCTTTGCACTGCCACTGCTTACCACTTTGTTTATCGCGTCAGGGGTGAACCTCGCATCCATACTCACTTTGGGAATCGCGCTTATCCTTTTAGTGCTTAGTGAGCTTATGGATCGATTTTTATTTTATACAACAACGGTTCCCCTCTCTATGGCCGGCGGTTTCTTCGTTGGCACACAACGACATTAA